From the Halococcus salifodinae DSM 8989 genome, one window contains:
- the hemB gene encoding porphobilinogen synthase, with protein sequence MNLTRRPRRLRQDGLRDLVSETTLEASDLIAPVFVDATTEERVPIESMPGHERVPVDEAAARVEEITETGVESVIVFGIPESKDDRGTRAWADDGVVQRALRRITDENDVFCITDVCLCEYTDHGHCGVLAEEARERWENGAAEADGGVAEVDGGAAGLHEQHETGLTVDNDTTLDLLGKVATSHADAGADMVAPSSATDGMVGAIRAALDDADHMDIPIMSYAAKYESSFYGPFRDAADGSPAFGDRRHYQMDPANADEALREVDLDVDQGADVLMVKPALPYLDVVRRVDERTDQPVAAYNVSGEYAMLHAAAEKGWLDLDSAADESLLSIKRAGADLILTYFAEDVAKRL encoded by the coding sequence ATGAACCTCACGCGCCGCCCCCGACGGCTCCGCCAGGACGGACTCCGCGACCTCGTCAGCGAGACCACCCTGGAGGCGAGCGACCTGATCGCACCGGTGTTCGTCGACGCCACCACGGAGGAGCGCGTTCCGATCGAGTCGATGCCGGGCCACGAGCGCGTGCCCGTCGACGAGGCGGCCGCGCGCGTCGAAGAGATCACAGAAACGGGTGTCGAGAGCGTGATCGTCTTCGGTATCCCCGAATCGAAGGACGACCGCGGAACCCGGGCGTGGGCCGACGACGGCGTGGTCCAGCGCGCGCTCCGGCGGATCACTGACGAGAACGATGTCTTCTGCATCACCGACGTCTGCCTCTGTGAGTACACCGATCACGGCCACTGTGGGGTGCTCGCCGAAGAAGCCCGCGAGCGCTGGGAGAACGGCGCTGCGGAGGCCGACGGTGGTGTGGCAGAAGTCGACGGCGGCGCGGCGGGACTGCACGAACAGCACGAAACGGGGCTGACGGTCGACAACGACACGACGCTCGACCTCCTCGGGAAGGTCGCGACGAGCCACGCCGACGCGGGCGCGGACATGGTCGCACCGAGCAGCGCGACCGACGGGATGGTGGGCGCGATCCGGGCGGCACTCGACGACGCGGATCACATGGATATACCGATCATGAGCTACGCCGCGAAGTACGAGAGCAGCTTTTATGGGCCGTTCCGCGACGCGGCCGACGGCTCACCCGCCTTCGGCGACCGGCGGCACTACCAGATGGACCCCGCGAACGCCGACGAGGCGCTTCGAGAAGTGGATCTCGATGTCGACCAGGGCGCGGACGTGCTGATGGTCAAGCCCGCGCTGCCGTATCTCGACGTCGTCCGCAGGGTCGACGAGCGGACTGACCAGCCTGTGGCGGCCTACAACGTCTCGGGTGAGTACGCCATGCTCCACGCCGCCGCCGAGAAGGGGTGGCTCGACCTCGATTCTGCCGCCGACGAATCGCTGCTCTCGATCAAACGCGCCGGCGCGGACCTAATTCTGACCTATTTCGCTGAGGACGTCGCCAAACGACTCTAA
- a CDS encoding DedA family protein, which yields MSTPVLQIAEMPAALRDLLDSEYALLALLCVFVLEGAMLMYFMPSEAIVPVSIGLMGSTVTDVATIIGVAVIGATIGQVGLFVLAKRGGREWLLEKRWFRVSDERLATFDGWFDRWGPIVVPVSNALLFTRGMLTVPAGFAEMRTREFVLLSAAGTVVFETALAAIALGVIEVAF from the coding sequence ATGTCCACTCCGGTCCTCCAGATCGCGGAGATGCCCGCCGCCCTCCGGGACCTGCTCGACTCGGAGTACGCACTGCTCGCGCTGCTCTGCGTGTTCGTGCTCGAAGGGGCCATGCTGATGTACTTCATGCCGAGCGAGGCGATCGTCCCGGTCTCGATCGGTCTCATGGGAAGTACAGTCACGGACGTCGCCACCATCATCGGCGTCGCGGTGATCGGAGCGACGATCGGTCAGGTCGGACTGTTCGTCCTCGCGAAACGCGGTGGCCGGGAGTGGCTCCTCGAAAAGCGGTGGTTCCGGGTGAGCGACGAGCGCCTCGCCACCTTCGACGGCTGGTTCGACCGCTGGGGACCGATCGTCGTTCCGGTGAGCAACGCCCTGCTGTTCACTCGGGGGATGCTCACCGTCCCCGCCGGGTTCGCCGAGATGCGGACCCGGGAGTTCGTTCTCCTCTCTGCGGCCGGCACGGTGGTGTTCGAGACGGCGCTCGCGGCGATCGCGCTCGGCGTGATCGAGGTCGCGTTCTGA
- a CDS encoding dihydrofolate reductase family protein, with translation MGNLIVSEFMTLDGVMEDPGGGEEFEHGGWSFQFDRGPEGDEFKLNEALESEALLLGRTTYEGFAAAWPDQTDEAGFADKFNSMPKYVVSTTLEEPLEWNNSTLIRENVADEVAKLKQESDGNILVNGSAQLVHTLMEHDLVDEYRLMTFPIVLESGKRLFGGTSDTTTLELVDTKTVGEGVVILTYRPERQEN, from the coding sequence ATGGGGAACCTAATCGTCTCGGAGTTCATGACCCTGGACGGCGTCATGGAAGATCCAGGTGGAGGAGAAGAATTCGAGCACGGCGGCTGGAGTTTTCAATTCGACCGTGGTCCTGAAGGCGACGAGTTCAAACTCAATGAGGCGTTGGAGAGCGAGGCGCTCTTGCTGGGCCGGACGACTTATGAGGGGTTCGCGGCAGCGTGGCCGGATCAGACGGATGAAGCAGGCTTTGCTGATAAGTTCAACAGCATGCCCAAGTACGTCGTTTCGACGACCTTGGAAGAACCTCTTGAATGGAACAACTCGACGCTGATCAGAGAGAACGTAGCGGATGAAGTCGCGAAGCTGAAACAGGAGTCGGACGGCAACATCTTGGTCAACGGTAGCGCACAGCTTGTCCACACGCTGATGGAACACGACCTCGTTGACGAGTACCGACTCATGACCTTCCCGATCGTCTTGGAGAGCGGGAAACGCCTCTTTGGAGGGACGAGCGATACAACGACGCTGGAACTCGTGGACACGAAGACGGTCGGTGAGGGCGTCGTCATCCTCACCTATCGGCCGGAGAGACAAGAAAACTAA
- a CDS encoding ISH3 family transposase, with the protein MKLPKLKRILTDPDEFISNGQLKSLSMELLELIPLEGIEGSGLDSEEIMEVVLRAAVDTTSVNGVTTNTEDTPNRETVMDWLHTLENEPMLDAVNDILALVAMTVLDRGGSRTICTDFMDNPFHGHPEDKDEFRRMQARDGTTKCHRYCTVFVLAQGKPLTLAIEPVNGDDSKADAVERLLARVETYPFEVKRILIDRAAFAGELIGVLREAAPPVFPVKTGKDSLEEKLTTNKSYMTEETICEGEPHEQTYPLAVNVTYQNDDRGKSGLKQTGYAAYGLEDRTPTQVARIYHNRSRIEKSYEKFREARALTTTPSTTIRLFYVGVGFLLEQLWIVLQWAVLAQPRRGGRALPTDFTFSDAFLHGIEEVLDDELSWKKKHRTNKEGLPAGHEHGLG; encoded by the coding sequence ATGAAGCTCCCAAAGCTCAAGCGCATCCTCACAGATCCGGACGAGTTCATTTCGAACGGTCAGTTGAAGTCTCTTAGCATGGAATTGCTTGAGCTGATACCGTTGGAAGGAATCGAGGGCTCTGGCCTCGATTCCGAGGAAATCATGGAAGTCGTGCTACGGGCTGCTGTTGACACGACATCGGTCAACGGCGTCACGACGAACACCGAGGACACACCAAATCGGGAGACAGTGATGGATTGGTTGCACACGCTGGAGAACGAGCCGATGCTCGATGCTGTCAACGATATCCTCGCGTTGGTGGCGATGACGGTTCTCGACCGCGGCGGGTCGAGAACCATCTGCACCGACTTCATGGACAACCCGTTCCATGGTCACCCGGAGGATAAAGACGAGTTCCGCCGGATGCAAGCCCGTGATGGCACCACAAAGTGCCATCGCTACTGCACAGTGTTCGTCCTTGCACAGGGGAAGCCGCTGACGCTGGCGATCGAGCCGGTTAACGGAGATGACAGCAAGGCCGACGCGGTCGAGCGCCTGCTCGCCCGCGTCGAGACGTACCCCTTCGAGGTCAAGCGGATTCTCATCGACAGAGCAGCCTTTGCAGGCGAGTTGATCGGTGTGCTTCGTGAGGCAGCACCGCCGGTCTTTCCGGTGAAAACGGGAAAAGACTCGCTGGAAGAGAAGCTGACAACGAACAAGTCGTACATGACCGAAGAGACGATTTGTGAAGGAGAACCGCATGAGCAGACGTACCCACTGGCAGTGAACGTCACGTACCAAAACGACGATCGCGGGAAGTCCGGGCTCAAACAGACGGGATACGCGGCGTACGGTCTGGAAGACCGCACGCCGACGCAAGTGGCGCGGATCTACCACAACCGGTCACGGATCGAGAAGAGCTACGAGAAATTTCGGGAAGCGCGGGCACTGACAACGACGCCGTCCACGACAATTCGGCTATTCTACGTGGGTGTTGGCTTCCTGTTAGAGCAGTTGTGGATCGTGTTGCAGTGGGCAGTGCTCGCCCAGCCACGGCGTGGCGGGCGAGCACTCCCGACAGATTTCACGTTCAGTGATGCGTTTCTCCATGGGATCGAGGAGGTGTTGGACGA